One window of the Euwallacea similis isolate ESF13 chromosome 28, ESF131.1, whole genome shotgun sequence genome contains the following:
- the MED14 gene encoding mediator of RNA polymerase II transcription subunit 14 isoform X2 gives MAPLPLEGLQTPVANTLGQGALGGPQEGNRGGMMSLAMLIDFIIQRTYHELTVLAELLPRKTDMERKIEIYNFSTRTRQLFVRLLALVKWANSASKVEKSARIMVFLDKQSLLFVETADMLARMARETLVQARLPNFHIPAAVEVLTTGTYGRLPACIKEKIVPPDPITTQEKKNTLLRLNQIIQHRLVTGNLLPQMRNLKIENGRVIFTVHHEFEVSLTVMGDGPNIPWRLLEINILVEDKETGDGKALVHSLQIQYIHQLIQARLVDNLQPLGEVYNCLHFFCQSLQLEVLYSQTLRLMRDRLDDHIHVDEYIPGRTLTVSYWRELRSELGYKLSIQVDQHNPARPFMVVHVPSVGNKESEIADRAIRSEVLSMERLLVHTIYVRTRSRLDDIKLELQGLLKDVECTLQGSPAILSVAILQPCLRAEQLLITVDTHTGMLQSHVPQYDPPLIPEINNILNGNHAKLPSYISELRYWITQRRCEKTLQHLPASAHERLPLLHSPDHPINKIGKHQTYIQFHRHSNVVLIVEFKEKEANPCEIDCSFYMCVVKHSSIEDDPKDETIETEIPKVFLKVQTLIEFDSFVATHGPFTSIDGSFDPDHTEINSLKRKGGIKPESATRRSKQPAYFMAELAHVVAMCDERLPYVTLALELTKKEIFHQGLQVEANATGLVLKLIQLPPPTREIGHSPAWKALLKRLLSVSIRVVGKNNAKSWLVEFVFYSSPLNSLHAKEQGSRRPIYFQYEMLTADQTAKTVEMLLNDWWKIVHLYTLVHDLSEYLKIDKFTFFSNLFSVRSFNYGKLVLCYGPDKGAIAQVVWDCKLNMFKLTFGATQSSLNAHSIIQEQLESHLNEFRNLAQIVQLLSETYEPLVSLSKLPTLPQLGVHNVSQKVPVQTFTIMAQSCILIRITYQGLYCLELKIRGGGLVSIRDGAYSRFDMCNVVSVFFPTPLLKAFLSKYIDENAVFRRRSHSEDDNPPSPMEVDGGGNFLGSHRAPQSPASGSRAEPGLRFHPPLTPPSGSNPHTPASPHTANMTQNAHNGFGSSPATSFNLASPTSISNNINPSPMPHPSPSGLVPNSPLNPQLASPGGLLNNSSPGPQQGANIPGHSPVGSYIPSGHTDGSPFPASHSPAASNWPGSPGMPRPSPARPGQSPGGPILHSPQQVDLRAGNHLSRVLPQRSWAGAVPTLLSHEALETLCCPSHHPLGIPGPEMSPLERFLGCVYMRKQLQRYVHNEQYLTNIPTNEPGMNHFKVNDLLLCRVGLNSQYLQSLHIKISHVTEHKEIYTAEEIQILERFFEVRVAAPPYKPTNTFTFCSMLNSPPNVLKDFIQIMRLDIAGPHLAQQQGMKWSVQWLLRIPPNALPIVPTGTQGVMGIRNKILFFLQITRLGYPASADPPSIVLPLIYDITGNMTQLAEKRDIGSPPAMTAASQVLRHFCQMQAGTVECTVFPALREILMNLTFPSDPQQPNPQQGVQQIQSPAMAMSGQGGNPGYPSHMQVGMMGPQ, from the exons ATGGCCCCGTTGCCATTGGAAGGACTCCAGACTCCAGTGGCCAACACTCTGGGTCAGGGAGCTTTGGGTGGGCCACAAGAGGGAAACCGAGGAGGAATGATGTCTCTAGCCATGCTGATCGATTTTATCATCCAAAGGACCTACCATGAATTGACTGTGTTGGCTGAATT ATTACCAAGAAAAACAGACATGGAGAGGAAGATTGAGATATATAATTTCTCAACAAGAACAAGGCAGTTGTTTGTTCGACTTCTTGCTTTAGTTAAATGGGCAAACAGTGCTTCAAAAGTGGAAAAATCAGCC AGAATTATGGTATTCCTAGACAAGCAATCACTTTTATTTGTGGAGACAGCTGACATGTTGGCCAGAATGGCCAGGGAAACTCTGGTACAAGCCCGTCTTCCCAATTTCCACATTCCGGCGGCTGTCGAAGTGTTAACCACTGGAACCTATGGTAGATTGCCGGCatgtattaaagaaaaaattgtcccCCCTGACCCAATAACAACTCAGGAGAAAAAAAACACTCTTTTGAGATTGAATCAGATCATTCAGCACAGACTTGTAACTGGAAATCTGTTGCCgcaaatgagaaatttaaaaatcgagaATGGCAGAGTGATTTTCACAGTTCATCACGAATTTGAAGTATCACTGACCGTTATGGGTGATGGACCAAATATTCCATGGAGGTTGCTGGAGATTAATATTCTTGTTGAAGATAAGGAAACTGGGGACGGAAAGGCATTAGTTCATTCTTTACAAATACAATACATTCACCAATTAATTCAGGCCAGACTTGTCGATAATCTCCAGCCTTTGGGTGAAGTTTACAATTGTCTGCATTTTTTCTGCCAGTCATTGCAGCTGGAAGTTCTATATTCTCAGACTCTTCGATTAATGCGTGATAGATTGGATGATCACATTCATGTGGATGAATATATTCCTGGAAGAACTTTAACAGTATCATATTGGAGGGAGTTAAGGTCTGAGTTGGGGTACAAATTGTCTATTCAAGTGGATCAACACAATCCTGCCAGACCTTTCATGGTTGTTCATGTTCCGTCTGTAGGAAATAAG GAGTCGGAAATTGCCGATAGAGCTATCAGAAGCGAGGTTCTTTCAATGGAAAGACTATTAGTACATACAATTTATGTTAGAACTCGTAGCAGGTTGGACGATATTAAGTTAGAATTGCAGGGTTTACTTAAAGATGTTGAGT GTACCTTGCAAGGTTCACCAGCCATACTTTCAGTAGCTATTCTGCAACCCTGTCTTAGAGCAGAGCAATTGTTGATTACAGTCGATACTCATACTGGAATGTTGCAAAGCCATGTGCCCCAATATGATCCACCATTAATACCggaaattaacaatattttaaatggaaatcaCGCAAAACTTCCGTCATACATTTCGGAGTTAAG GTATTGGATTACACAAAGAAGATGTGAGAAAACTTTACAACATTTACCGGCATCGGCCCACGAAAGATTGCCTCTGTTGCATTCTCCTGACCATCCCATCAACAAAATTGGGAAACATCAGACATATATTCAGTTCCATAGACACAGTAATGTGGTTTTG attgttgaatttaaagaaaaagaggCAAATCCTTGTGAGATTGATTGTTCATTTTATATGTGCGTAGTAAAGCATTCGAGCATTGAGGACGATCCTAAAGATGAAACTATAGAGACGGAAATTCCGAAAGTCTTTTTAAAAGTTCAGACTCTTATAGAATTTGACTCCTTTGTGGCAACACATGGACCATTTACTTCAATAGATG GTAGTTTTGATCCGGACCACACTGAAATCAATTCGCTGAAACGTAAAGGGGGCATCAAACCTGAATCGGCCACCCGAAGATCCAAACAGCCCGCTTATTTCATGGCAGAGTTGGCACACGTGGTGGCCATGTGTGACGAGCGATTACCATATGTCACTTTGGCTTTAGAGCTGACAAAAAAGGAAATCTTCCATCAAGGCCTACAAGTGGAAGCAAATGCCACTGGTTTAGTGTTAAAATTGATTCAATTACCTCCACCAACACGGGAAATTGGCCATTCTCCTGCATGGAAGGCGTTGCTGAAGCGACTTCTATCGGTTTCAATAAGAGTTGTAGGGAAGAATAATGCGAAGAGTTGGCTGGTAGAGTTCGTTTTCTACTCTTCTCCATTGAACAGTCTGCATGCCAAGGAACAAGGATCGCGAAGGCCAATTTACTTTCAGTACGAAATGTTGACTGCGGATCAGACCGCAAAAACCGTGGAAATGTTGCTAAACGACTGGTGGAAAATAGTGCATTTATACACTTTAGTGCACGACCTAAGCGAGTACTTGAAAATCGACAAATTCACCTTCTTCAGCAATTTATTTTCGGTGCGATCGTTTAATTACGGAAAATTGGTGCTCTGCTATGGCCCAGATAAAGGTGCAATAGCACAAGTAGTGTGGGACTGTAAACTAAACATGTTCAAGCTAACTTTCGGCGCAACACAGAGCTCTTTAAATGCCCACTCGATAATCCAAGAACAATTAGAATCTCACCTTAATGAGTTTAGAAATTTGGCCCAAATTGTGCAGTTGTTGAGTGAGACTTACGAGCCATTAGTGTCCTTAAGCAAGCTTCCTACATTGCCGCAATTAGGAGTACACAATGTTAGCCAGAAAGTACCGGTACAAACGTTCACTATTATGGCGCAGTCATGTATCCTGATTCGCATTACTTATCAAGGGTTGTATTGTCTGGAGTTGAAGATACGCGGTGGCGGTTTGGTATCCATTCGTGATGGAGCTTATAGTCGGTTCGATATGTGCAATGTTGTCAGCGTTTTCTTCCCCACACCCTTACTTAAGGCATTTTTGTCCAAATATATCGACGAAAATGCTGTATTTAGACGAAGAAGCCACAGCGAGGACGACAACCCGCCAAGTCCTATGGAAGTCGATGGTGGCGGGAATTTCCTAGGATCTCATCGAGCTCCACAGTCTCCAGCCAGTGGGTCTCGCGCAGAGCCGGGACTCAGATTTCACCCTCCATTAACGCCTCCCTCGGGATCTAATCCGCACACACCAGCATCGCCACATACTGCAAATATGACGCAAAATGCTCATAACGGGTTCGGTTCGAGTCCCGCCACTTCGTTTAATTTAGCCTCGCCCACTTCGATTTCGAATAATATTAATCCGAGTCCGATGCCGCATCCAAGTCCTTCGGGGTTAGTGCCCAATTCTCCTCTCAATCCGCAGTTGGCTAGTCCTGGAGGGTTACTGAACAACTCCAGCCCAGGACCTCAACAAGGCGCAAATATTCCCG GTCATTCACCAGTTGGTAGCTACATTCCATCAGGTCACACCGACGGAAGTCCCTTCCCCGCATCTCACAGTCCCGCAGCCTCAAACTGGCCAGGTTCACCCGGTATGCCGCGACCATCGCCCGCAAGACCAGGCCAATCTCCTGGTGGTCCCATTTTGCATAGCCCCCAACAAGTAGACCTGAGGGCTGGCAATCACTTGTCTCGTGTGCTACCCCAGCGCTCCTGGGCAGGCGCCGTCCCCACTCTCCTCAGTCACGAAGCTTTGGAAACTTTATGCTGCCCTTCGCACCATCCTTTGGGTATCCCTGGTCCGGAAATGAGTCCACTTGAGCGATTTTTAGGATGTGTCTATATGAGAAAGCAACTGCAACGATACGTTCATAACGAACAATATTTGACGAACATTCCGACAAACGAACCCGGAATGAACCATTTTAAAGTTAACGACTTGCTGCTGTGCAGGGTGGGATTGAACAGTCAATACCTACAGAGCTTGCACATAAAGATTTCCCATGTAACGGAGCATAAAGAGATATATACTGCCGAGGAAATTCAAATCTTGGAGCGGTTCTTTGAGGTCAGGGTGGCGGCTCCGCCCTATAAGCCGACGAATACGTTCACATTTTGCAGTATGCTGAACAGTCCGCCCAATGTCCTAAAGGACTTTATACAGATTATGAGGTTGGATATTGCAGGGCCGCATTTAGCGCAGCAACAGGGAATGAAGTGGTCCGTTCAATGGTTGTTGAGGATTCCCCCGAATGCTTTACCCATTGTTCCAACAGGGACGCAAGGAGTTATGGGAATCaggaataaaatattgttcttc CTTCAAATAACCAGATTAGGGTATCCAGCGAGTGCGGATCCTCCCTCAATAGTATTGCCCCTAATCTACGACATTACGGGTAATATGACGCAATTAGCTGAAAAACGCGACATAGGATCTCCACCAGCAATGACTGCAGCCAGCCAAGTTTTGCGGCATTTCTGTCAAATGCAG GCCGGTACAGTCGAATGCACCGTCTTTCCCGCGCTACGGGAAATCTTGATGAATCTGACTTTCCCATCTGATCCCCAACAACCGAATCCACAACAAGGTGTACAACAAATCCAATCTCCAGCCATGGCCATGTCGGGTCAAGGTGGCAACCCGGGATATCCGTCTCACATGCAGGTGGGAATGATGGGACCACAATAG
- the MED14 gene encoding mediator of RNA polymerase II transcription subunit 14 isoform X1, translating into MAPLPLEGLQTPVANTLGQGALGGPQEGNRGGMMSLAMLIDFIIQRTYHELTVLAELLPRKTDMERKIEIYNFSTRTRQLFVRLLALVKWANSASKVEKSARIMVFLDKQSLLFVETADMLARMARETLVQARLPNFHIPAAVEVLTTGTYGRLPACIKEKIVPPDPITTQEKKNTLLRLNQIIQHRLVTGNLLPQMRNLKIENGRVIFTVHHEFEVSLTVMGDGPNIPWRLLEINILVEDKETGDGKALVHSLQIQYIHQLIQARLVDNLQPLGEVYNCLHFFCQSLQLEVLYSQTLRLMRDRLDDHIHVDEYIPGRTLTVSYWRELRSELGYKLSIQVDQHNPARPFMVVHVPSVGNKESEIADRAIRSEVLSMERLLVHTIYVRTRSRLDDIKLELQGLLKDVECKINSSFYSSIYFLIVLFFLTYEGTLQGSPAILSVAILQPCLRAEQLLITVDTHTGMLQSHVPQYDPPLIPEINNILNGNHAKLPSYISELRYWITQRRCEKTLQHLPASAHERLPLLHSPDHPINKIGKHQTYIQFHRHSNVVLIVEFKEKEANPCEIDCSFYMCVVKHSSIEDDPKDETIETEIPKVFLKVQTLIEFDSFVATHGPFTSIDGSFDPDHTEINSLKRKGGIKPESATRRSKQPAYFMAELAHVVAMCDERLPYVTLALELTKKEIFHQGLQVEANATGLVLKLIQLPPPTREIGHSPAWKALLKRLLSVSIRVVGKNNAKSWLVEFVFYSSPLNSLHAKEQGSRRPIYFQYEMLTADQTAKTVEMLLNDWWKIVHLYTLVHDLSEYLKIDKFTFFSNLFSVRSFNYGKLVLCYGPDKGAIAQVVWDCKLNMFKLTFGATQSSLNAHSIIQEQLESHLNEFRNLAQIVQLLSETYEPLVSLSKLPTLPQLGVHNVSQKVPVQTFTIMAQSCILIRITYQGLYCLELKIRGGGLVSIRDGAYSRFDMCNVVSVFFPTPLLKAFLSKYIDENAVFRRRSHSEDDNPPSPMEVDGGGNFLGSHRAPQSPASGSRAEPGLRFHPPLTPPSGSNPHTPASPHTANMTQNAHNGFGSSPATSFNLASPTSISNNINPSPMPHPSPSGLVPNSPLNPQLASPGGLLNNSSPGPQQGANIPGHSPVGSYIPSGHTDGSPFPASHSPAASNWPGSPGMPRPSPARPGQSPGGPILHSPQQVDLRAGNHLSRVLPQRSWAGAVPTLLSHEALETLCCPSHHPLGIPGPEMSPLERFLGCVYMRKQLQRYVHNEQYLTNIPTNEPGMNHFKVNDLLLCRVGLNSQYLQSLHIKISHVTEHKEIYTAEEIQILERFFEVRVAAPPYKPTNTFTFCSMLNSPPNVLKDFIQIMRLDIAGPHLAQQQGMKWSVQWLLRIPPNALPIVPTGTQGVMGIRNKILFFLQITRLGYPASADPPSIVLPLIYDITGNMTQLAEKRDIGSPPAMTAASQVLRHFCQMQAGTVECTVFPALREILMNLTFPSDPQQPNPQQGVQQIQSPAMAMSGQGGNPGYPSHMQVGMMGPQ; encoded by the exons ATGGCCCCGTTGCCATTGGAAGGACTCCAGACTCCAGTGGCCAACACTCTGGGTCAGGGAGCTTTGGGTGGGCCACAAGAGGGAAACCGAGGAGGAATGATGTCTCTAGCCATGCTGATCGATTTTATCATCCAAAGGACCTACCATGAATTGACTGTGTTGGCTGAATT ATTACCAAGAAAAACAGACATGGAGAGGAAGATTGAGATATATAATTTCTCAACAAGAACAAGGCAGTTGTTTGTTCGACTTCTTGCTTTAGTTAAATGGGCAAACAGTGCTTCAAAAGTGGAAAAATCAGCC AGAATTATGGTATTCCTAGACAAGCAATCACTTTTATTTGTGGAGACAGCTGACATGTTGGCCAGAATGGCCAGGGAAACTCTGGTACAAGCCCGTCTTCCCAATTTCCACATTCCGGCGGCTGTCGAAGTGTTAACCACTGGAACCTATGGTAGATTGCCGGCatgtattaaagaaaaaattgtcccCCCTGACCCAATAACAACTCAGGAGAAAAAAAACACTCTTTTGAGATTGAATCAGATCATTCAGCACAGACTTGTAACTGGAAATCTGTTGCCgcaaatgagaaatttaaaaatcgagaATGGCAGAGTGATTTTCACAGTTCATCACGAATTTGAAGTATCACTGACCGTTATGGGTGATGGACCAAATATTCCATGGAGGTTGCTGGAGATTAATATTCTTGTTGAAGATAAGGAAACTGGGGACGGAAAGGCATTAGTTCATTCTTTACAAATACAATACATTCACCAATTAATTCAGGCCAGACTTGTCGATAATCTCCAGCCTTTGGGTGAAGTTTACAATTGTCTGCATTTTTTCTGCCAGTCATTGCAGCTGGAAGTTCTATATTCTCAGACTCTTCGATTAATGCGTGATAGATTGGATGATCACATTCATGTGGATGAATATATTCCTGGAAGAACTTTAACAGTATCATATTGGAGGGAGTTAAGGTCTGAGTTGGGGTACAAATTGTCTATTCAAGTGGATCAACACAATCCTGCCAGACCTTTCATGGTTGTTCATGTTCCGTCTGTAGGAAATAAG GAGTCGGAAATTGCCGATAGAGCTATCAGAAGCGAGGTTCTTTCAATGGAAAGACTATTAGTACATACAATTTATGTTAGAACTCGTAGCAGGTTGGACGATATTAAGTTAGAATTGCAGGGTTTACTTAAAGATGTTGAGTGTAAGATTAATTCTTCGTTTTACAGtagcatatattttttaattgtattattttttttgacaTATGAAGGTACCTTGCAAGGTTCACCAGCCATACTTTCAGTAGCTATTCTGCAACCCTGTCTTAGAGCAGAGCAATTGTTGATTACAGTCGATACTCATACTGGAATGTTGCAAAGCCATGTGCCCCAATATGATCCACCATTAATACCggaaattaacaatattttaaatggaaatcaCGCAAAACTTCCGTCATACATTTCGGAGTTAAG GTATTGGATTACACAAAGAAGATGTGAGAAAACTTTACAACATTTACCGGCATCGGCCCACGAAAGATTGCCTCTGTTGCATTCTCCTGACCATCCCATCAACAAAATTGGGAAACATCAGACATATATTCAGTTCCATAGACACAGTAATGTGGTTTTG attgttgaatttaaagaaaaagaggCAAATCCTTGTGAGATTGATTGTTCATTTTATATGTGCGTAGTAAAGCATTCGAGCATTGAGGACGATCCTAAAGATGAAACTATAGAGACGGAAATTCCGAAAGTCTTTTTAAAAGTTCAGACTCTTATAGAATTTGACTCCTTTGTGGCAACACATGGACCATTTACTTCAATAGATG GTAGTTTTGATCCGGACCACACTGAAATCAATTCGCTGAAACGTAAAGGGGGCATCAAACCTGAATCGGCCACCCGAAGATCCAAACAGCCCGCTTATTTCATGGCAGAGTTGGCACACGTGGTGGCCATGTGTGACGAGCGATTACCATATGTCACTTTGGCTTTAGAGCTGACAAAAAAGGAAATCTTCCATCAAGGCCTACAAGTGGAAGCAAATGCCACTGGTTTAGTGTTAAAATTGATTCAATTACCTCCACCAACACGGGAAATTGGCCATTCTCCTGCATGGAAGGCGTTGCTGAAGCGACTTCTATCGGTTTCAATAAGAGTTGTAGGGAAGAATAATGCGAAGAGTTGGCTGGTAGAGTTCGTTTTCTACTCTTCTCCATTGAACAGTCTGCATGCCAAGGAACAAGGATCGCGAAGGCCAATTTACTTTCAGTACGAAATGTTGACTGCGGATCAGACCGCAAAAACCGTGGAAATGTTGCTAAACGACTGGTGGAAAATAGTGCATTTATACACTTTAGTGCACGACCTAAGCGAGTACTTGAAAATCGACAAATTCACCTTCTTCAGCAATTTATTTTCGGTGCGATCGTTTAATTACGGAAAATTGGTGCTCTGCTATGGCCCAGATAAAGGTGCAATAGCACAAGTAGTGTGGGACTGTAAACTAAACATGTTCAAGCTAACTTTCGGCGCAACACAGAGCTCTTTAAATGCCCACTCGATAATCCAAGAACAATTAGAATCTCACCTTAATGAGTTTAGAAATTTGGCCCAAATTGTGCAGTTGTTGAGTGAGACTTACGAGCCATTAGTGTCCTTAAGCAAGCTTCCTACATTGCCGCAATTAGGAGTACACAATGTTAGCCAGAAAGTACCGGTACAAACGTTCACTATTATGGCGCAGTCATGTATCCTGATTCGCATTACTTATCAAGGGTTGTATTGTCTGGAGTTGAAGATACGCGGTGGCGGTTTGGTATCCATTCGTGATGGAGCTTATAGTCGGTTCGATATGTGCAATGTTGTCAGCGTTTTCTTCCCCACACCCTTACTTAAGGCATTTTTGTCCAAATATATCGACGAAAATGCTGTATTTAGACGAAGAAGCCACAGCGAGGACGACAACCCGCCAAGTCCTATGGAAGTCGATGGTGGCGGGAATTTCCTAGGATCTCATCGAGCTCCACAGTCTCCAGCCAGTGGGTCTCGCGCAGAGCCGGGACTCAGATTTCACCCTCCATTAACGCCTCCCTCGGGATCTAATCCGCACACACCAGCATCGCCACATACTGCAAATATGACGCAAAATGCTCATAACGGGTTCGGTTCGAGTCCCGCCACTTCGTTTAATTTAGCCTCGCCCACTTCGATTTCGAATAATATTAATCCGAGTCCGATGCCGCATCCAAGTCCTTCGGGGTTAGTGCCCAATTCTCCTCTCAATCCGCAGTTGGCTAGTCCTGGAGGGTTACTGAACAACTCCAGCCCAGGACCTCAACAAGGCGCAAATATTCCCG GTCATTCACCAGTTGGTAGCTACATTCCATCAGGTCACACCGACGGAAGTCCCTTCCCCGCATCTCACAGTCCCGCAGCCTCAAACTGGCCAGGTTCACCCGGTATGCCGCGACCATCGCCCGCAAGACCAGGCCAATCTCCTGGTGGTCCCATTTTGCATAGCCCCCAACAAGTAGACCTGAGGGCTGGCAATCACTTGTCTCGTGTGCTACCCCAGCGCTCCTGGGCAGGCGCCGTCCCCACTCTCCTCAGTCACGAAGCTTTGGAAACTTTATGCTGCCCTTCGCACCATCCTTTGGGTATCCCTGGTCCGGAAATGAGTCCACTTGAGCGATTTTTAGGATGTGTCTATATGAGAAAGCAACTGCAACGATACGTTCATAACGAACAATATTTGACGAACATTCCGACAAACGAACCCGGAATGAACCATTTTAAAGTTAACGACTTGCTGCTGTGCAGGGTGGGATTGAACAGTCAATACCTACAGAGCTTGCACATAAAGATTTCCCATGTAACGGAGCATAAAGAGATATATACTGCCGAGGAAATTCAAATCTTGGAGCGGTTCTTTGAGGTCAGGGTGGCGGCTCCGCCCTATAAGCCGACGAATACGTTCACATTTTGCAGTATGCTGAACAGTCCGCCCAATGTCCTAAAGGACTTTATACAGATTATGAGGTTGGATATTGCAGGGCCGCATTTAGCGCAGCAACAGGGAATGAAGTGGTCCGTTCAATGGTTGTTGAGGATTCCCCCGAATGCTTTACCCATTGTTCCAACAGGGACGCAAGGAGTTATGGGAATCaggaataaaatattgttcttc CTTCAAATAACCAGATTAGGGTATCCAGCGAGTGCGGATCCTCCCTCAATAGTATTGCCCCTAATCTACGACATTACGGGTAATATGACGCAATTAGCTGAAAAACGCGACATAGGATCTCCACCAGCAATGACTGCAGCCAGCCAAGTTTTGCGGCATTTCTGTCAAATGCAG GCCGGTACAGTCGAATGCACCGTCTTTCCCGCGCTACGGGAAATCTTGATGAATCTGACTTTCCCATCTGATCCCCAACAACCGAATCCACAACAAGGTGTACAACAAATCCAATCTCCAGCCATGGCCATGTCGGGTCAAGGTGGCAACCCGGGATATCCGTCTCACATGCAGGTGGGAATGATGGGACCACAATAG